A genomic stretch from Corynebacterium sp. 21KM1197 includes:
- a CDS encoding FtsX-like permease family protein, producing the protein MPSLTVPARLARRDVAKHPWRSLVAVLFFALPIALVTLLGFVNTSSTYFLGDQHSRIELAEEGTGTDMERIRAVLPDEELMVKAYTLATVHSGDTTAYLNVVYSSTGADTLNLSEDMAHALGVGQGDAVEIQAPWEETPRDFAVSLEEDGSALRLSVPMEEIVSADFPDYVEWSSPNPNLELSTPDVQSHPVMVDGPEPSTLVWDILSGSTAFEAASLVTLGLLALIVLAAMISPIFAVAARRQYHSMRLLSINGAVPAQLRWALYLEALMIATAGIVSGLALGVAGFFLTAALGDYLITGFVIPFDIILVAIVSSLFCALAAAVIPAVQAARLRSESEARLRWRWPMILGPVLLLLGLLLAISASDWAVMGYGIFGIGAVTSTPALLWLLSRWAARGPVALRLALRDLFRQVHRTAPAIAAILGLSFVIGAMSLGSPYQYVQGDGSHTTPVVNAQAKAYLADSAPVEKEIQELSQAIGGVPPVYVYRDLDDSTQVIEPARLPDYLRYTTTDLDAEGIAEAQRALERGEVVESQFGGKITAPREGQRTYLDRALFFPTQELTMRQEFSARRTNQELIDVSFFPDHLHRLREHYIIPLTLLSIACLAVMILLAVLSVGETRADLSIMWAIGAPPRLLSRIAAMQSLLIAVIGVFSGFAAILILQFLARGGSAGDVPWSLWLLLLIAVPLLGWASGGITAAASHRTRSRRR; encoded by the coding sequence ATGCCTAGTTTAACCGTTCCCGCCCGTCTCGCCCGGCGCGACGTCGCCAAGCACCCCTGGCGCTCCCTGGTGGCCGTGCTCTTTTTCGCCCTGCCCATCGCCCTGGTCACGCTGCTGGGCTTTGTGAACACCAGCTCCACGTACTTCCTGGGCGATCAGCATTCCCGCATCGAACTCGCGGAGGAGGGCACCGGCACCGATATGGAGCGGATCCGCGCGGTGCTCCCCGACGAGGAATTGATGGTCAAGGCCTATACCCTGGCCACCGTGCACTCCGGGGATACCACGGCGTACCTGAACGTGGTGTACTCCTCCACCGGCGCGGATACCCTCAACCTCTCCGAGGACATGGCCCACGCCCTGGGTGTGGGGCAGGGCGATGCCGTGGAGATTCAGGCCCCCTGGGAGGAGACCCCGCGCGACTTCGCCGTGAGCCTCGAGGAGGACGGCTCCGCCCTGCGGCTCTCCGTGCCGATGGAGGAGATCGTCTCCGCCGATTTTCCCGACTACGTGGAGTGGTCCAGCCCCAACCCCAACCTGGAGCTCAGCACCCCGGACGTCCAGTCCCACCCCGTCATGGTGGACGGGCCGGAGCCCTCCACCCTCGTGTGGGATATTCTGAGCGGTTCCACCGCCTTTGAAGCCGCCAGCCTGGTCACCCTCGGGTTGCTCGCCCTCATCGTGCTGGCGGCCATGATCTCCCCGATCTTCGCCGTGGCGGCCCGCCGCCAGTACCACTCCATGCGGTTGCTGAGCATTAACGGTGCCGTGCCCGCCCAACTGCGCTGGGCGCTCTATCTGGAGGCGCTCATGATCGCCACGGCGGGCATCGTCTCCGGCCTCGCGCTCGGCGTGGCGGGATTCTTCCTCACCGCCGCCCTGGGTGATTACCTCATCACGGGCTTTGTCATTCCCTTTGACATCATCCTCGTGGCCATCGTCTCCTCGCTCTTCTGCGCCCTGGCCGCCGCCGTGATTCCGGCGGTGCAGGCCGCGCGCCTGCGCTCGGAGTCCGAGGCGCGCCTGCGCTGGCGCTGGCCCATGATCCTCGGCCCGGTGCTCCTGCTGCTCGGGCTGCTGCTGGCCATCTCCGCCTCCGATTGGGCCGTGATGGGGTACGGCATCTTTGGCATCGGCGCGGTGACCAGCACCCCGGCGCTGCTGTGGCTGCTCTCCCGGTGGGCCGCGCGGGGGCCGGTGGCGCTGCGCCTGGCCCTGCGCGATCTGTTCCGGCAGGTACACCGCACCGCCCCCGCGATCGCCGCGATCCTGGGCTTAAGCTTTGTCATCGGCGCGATGTCCCTGGGCAGCCCCTATCAGTACGTTCAGGGGGACGGAAGCCACACCACGCCCGTGGTGAACGCACAGGCAAAGGCGTACCTGGCCGATAGCGCCCCGGTGGAAAAGGAGATTCAGGAGCTCTCCCAGGCCATCGGCGGGGTTCCACCGGTGTACGTGTACCGGGATCTCGATGACAGCACCCAGGTCATCGAACCCGCACGCCTGCCCGATTACCTGCGCTACACCACCACGGACCTGGACGCCGAGGGCATCGCCGAGGCCCAGCGCGCCCTGGAGCGCGGCGAGGTGGTGGAGAGCCAGTTCGGTGGGAAGATTACCGCCCCGCGCGAGGGGCAGCGCACCTACCTGGATCGCGCCCTCTTCTTCCCCACCCAGGAACTCACCATGCGCCAGGAGTTCTCGGCTCGGCGCACCAATCAGGAACTCATCGACGTCTCCTTCTTCCCCGATCACCTCCACCGGCTCCGGGAGCACTACATCATCCCGCTCACCCTGCTCTCGATCGCCTGCCTGGCGGTGATGATCCTGCTCGCCGTGCTCTCCGTGGGCGAGACGCGCGCGGATCTTTCCATCATGTGGGCCATCGGCGCCCCGCCGCGCCTGCTTTCCCGGATCGCGGCCATGCAATCCCTGCTCATCGCCGTCATCGGGGTATTCTCCGGGTTCGCCGCCATCCTGATCCTTCAGTTCCTGGCGCGAGGCGGCTCCGCCGGGGATGTTCCGTGGTCGCTGTGGTTGCTGCTACTCATCGCGGTGCCGCTGCTCGGCTGGGCTAGCGGTGGAATAACTGCCGCTGCCTCTCATAGAACGCGATCGCGGCGGAGGTAG
- a CDS encoding RNA methyltransferase: protein MRIRIDDPADPRLDDIRHLNTERTDLVVAEGPLVVGRLLESAYPVRQVVGFPTKLDALSVPEEIPVYEVSRETLAAVVGFDMHRGLVATASRVTERTPAQVLDGARTVAVLEGVGDHENIGAIFRNAAGMGVDGVLFGNGCADPLYRRSVRVSMGHVLRLPFAHFDGTFTTWQRSLDEVREAGFRLVSMTPHPQAVHLAEALDGAEKVALLVGAEGPGLTEHAMRATDVRARIPMAPGTDSLNVATSAAIAFYERQRQLFHR, encoded by the coding sequence ATGAGAATACGCATTGATGATCCAGCCGACCCCCGCCTGGACGATATTCGCCACCTCAACACCGAGCGCACGGACCTGGTGGTGGCCGAGGGGCCGCTGGTGGTGGGCCGCCTGCTGGAATCCGCCTACCCCGTGCGGCAGGTGGTGGGCTTTCCCACCAAACTCGACGCCCTGAGCGTGCCGGAGGAGATCCCGGTGTACGAGGTCAGCCGGGAGACGCTGGCGGCGGTGGTGGGCTTTGATATGCACCGTGGCCTGGTGGCCACCGCCTCGCGCGTGACCGAGCGAACGCCCGCGCAGGTGCTCGATGGCGCGCGCACCGTGGCCGTGCTGGAGGGGGTGGGCGATCACGAGAACATCGGCGCGATCTTCCGCAACGCCGCGGGCATGGGCGTGGACGGGGTGCTCTTTGGCAACGGCTGCGCCGATCCGCTCTACCGGCGTTCCGTGCGCGTTTCCATGGGGCACGTCCTGCGCCTGCCCTTCGCCCACTTTGATGGCACCTTCACCACCTGGCAGCGCAGCCTCGACGAGGTGCGCGAGGCCGGGTTCCGGCTGGTCTCCATGACCCCGCACCCCCAGGCCGTACACCTGGCCGAGGCCCTCGACGGCGCGGAGAAGGTGGCGCTGCTGGTGGGCGCGGAGGGGCCGGGGCTTACCGAGCACGCCATGCGGGCCACCGACGTCCGCGCCCGGATCCCCATGGCCCCGGGCACGGACTCGCTCAACGTGGCTACCTCCGCCGCGATCGCGTTCTATGAGAGGCAGCGGCAGTTATTCCACCGCTAG